One Microscilla marina ATCC 23134 DNA window includes the following coding sequences:
- a CDS encoding HNH endonuclease family protein: MKYINKQASPQKFEDWKKKNNPTAWQPPGFLKKYLLEEQGYICCYCGMRIFDNHYTPIEHLLPKDKDKYPEKMYEYSNLFASCNGDQKNITHVCEADDTWEVIMQKYHTNKEVLYAMNFAEKPHKKINPYTDLLQKGDSVIVQVVSSPKKLHCDAKKSNKEIAIHPKMTNCESYFVYDYGGAIKAKDANNKNVTDTIEILGLDVEKLKKLRREAIEDRLIDIDAEGFSIQELELLIKGFGEKNDKGEFDVFCQVIVAILEDEKKYKKALGK; this comes from the coding sequence ATGAAGTACATCAATAAGCAAGCATCACCTCAAAAGTTTGAAGATTGGAAAAAGAAAAATAACCCAACAGCTTGGCAACCTCCTGGGTTTTTGAAGAAATATTTGTTGGAAGAACAGGGGTATATCTGTTGTTATTGTGGCATGAGAATATTTGATAATCATTACACCCCAATTGAACATTTGTTGCCTAAGGATAAAGATAAATATCCTGAAAAAATGTACGAGTATAGTAACCTATTTGCTTCTTGTAATGGTGATCAAAAAAATATTACACATGTATGTGAAGCAGATGATACATGGGAGGTTATTATGCAAAAGTATCATACAAATAAGGAAGTCTTGTATGCAATGAACTTTGCAGAAAAACCACATAAGAAAATTAACCCATATACAGATTTGTTACAAAAAGGAGATAGTGTTATTGTTCAGGTGGTTAGCTCTCCGAAAAAACTACATTGTGATGCAAAAAAAAGTAATAAAGAAATAGCGATTCATCCTAAGATGACTAATTGTGAAAGTTACTTTGTATACGATTATGGTGGAGCAATTAAGGCAAAGGATGCTAACAACAAGAATGTGACAGATACAATAGAAATATTAGGTTTGGATGTTGAGAAGTTAAAAAAACTTAGAAGAGAAGCAATTGAAGATAGGCTGATAGATATTGATGCAGAAGGTTTTTCTATTCAGGAACTTGAACTGCTTATTAAAGGGTTTGGTGAAAAAAATGATAAAGGAGAGTTTGATGTGTTTTGCCAAGTAATAGTAGCTATCCTCGAAGACGAAAAAAAATATAAAAAAGCATTGGGAAAATAG
- a CDS encoding AAA family ATPase, which produces MKIKELELNNFRGFKHLKIQFPDNNLAVFIGTNGSGKSSVLDALGMASLWFLRLAKWNESDQYFFDRFLLKGFNLINQDIRINSDEALQVKLTGQQANGIRISKFTNQEISIGSFNLKKTSIVNANGSLPIVAYYQTEKHHFLRRTNQKHEIEEGEVNDNNPIKKILPQLATYQNAFSSKISHAEDFSEWFKQIEDEEVRQIRNKSDFSYRDFRLEVVRKALDVFFSALGSDKYTNLSVKVNDSPVFEFKASDYSLAINKNGQDFDINQLSDGEKTLIMLVCDIARRLTIANPALENKLEGEGVVMIDEIELHLHPAWQRNVLPALQQTFPNIQFIVTTHSPHVLNNVDARNIFLFRNENNQITCEQPDSTLGRDVNWILEEVMGVSARPREFEPKLTKVQKLIEEGGKENLSKARDYIEQLFQDFNLTHDRELNAKLAVIKRKEVLGR; this is translated from the coding sequence ATGAAAATCAAAGAGTTAGAGTTAAATAATTTCCGTGGTTTTAAACACCTCAAAATCCAGTTTCCTGACAACAACTTAGCGGTATTTATTGGTACCAATGGTTCGGGTAAGTCGTCAGTGTTGGATGCTTTGGGGATGGCGTCCTTGTGGTTTTTGAGGCTTGCGAAATGGAATGAATCAGATCAATACTTTTTTGATCGGTTTTTATTGAAAGGCTTTAACTTAATAAATCAAGATATTCGAATAAATAGTGATGAGGCATTACAAGTCAAGCTGACAGGGCAACAAGCTAATGGAATTAGAATAAGTAAATTTACAAATCAAGAGATAAGCATTGGGAGTTTTAACCTTAAAAAAACATCCATTGTAAACGCCAATGGTTCCTTGCCTATAGTTGCGTATTATCAAACAGAAAAACATCACTTTTTACGAAGAACCAATCAAAAACATGAAATTGAAGAGGGAGAGGTAAATGATAACAATCCAATCAAGAAAATTCTTCCCCAACTTGCTACATATCAAAATGCTTTTAGTTCTAAAATTTCTCATGCCGAAGACTTTTCAGAATGGTTCAAACAAATTGAGGATGAGGAAGTACGACAGATAAGAAATAAGAGTGATTTTAGTTATAGAGACTTTCGCCTCGAAGTAGTAAGAAAAGCATTAGATGTTTTTTTTTCTGCCTTAGGTTCAGACAAGTATACCAATTTATCTGTGAAAGTGAATGACTCACCTGTTTTTGAGTTTAAGGCAAGCGATTATAGCCTCGCCATTAACAAAAACGGGCAAGACTTTGATATCAACCAACTATCCGACGGAGAGAAAACCCTCATTATGCTCGTGTGCGACATTGCCCGCCGCCTCACCATTGCTAACCCTGCTTTAGAGAATAAACTAGAGGGCGAAGGTGTGGTAATGATAGACGAAATAGAACTACACTTGCATCCTGCTTGGCAACGCAATGTATTGCCTGCCCTACAGCAAACTTTCCCTAACATTCAATTTATCGTGACTACGCACTCGCCGCATGTATTGAATAATGTGGATGCTCGAAATATATTTTTATTTCGCAACGAAAACAATCAAATCACTTGTGAACAGCCCGATTCTACTCTAGGCAGAGATGTCAACTGGATTTTAGAAGAAGTAATGGGGGTATCTGCTCGACCTCGTGAATTTGAACCTAAATTAACCAAAGTACAAAAATTAATAGAAGAAGGTGGTAAAGAAAATTTAAGCAAGGCACGAGATTATATTGAACAATTATTTCAAGATTTTAACCTTACTCATGACCGAGAGTTAAATGCAAAGTTAGCTGTCATTAAACGAAAGGAGGTCTTAGGTAGATGA
- a CDS encoding DUF4159 domain-containing protein, with translation MINRNKFTFTRLQYNSGDWNTDQRMPSNMMNSLIEYTTIPVDIKEQVVPLASDKIFSQPFCYLSGHKLVQFNTKERSNFEKYVRNGGFVFVDDCNHDIDGLFAKSFERQMADIFGANALKKIPNNHELYDIFFKFDEGPPATSQELNGWGDDLVHEYLKAIEIKGRIGVLYSNKDYGCEWDYDHRNKRWMAQDNTKFAVNIVMYAMTA, from the coding sequence ATGATCAACCGTAACAAATTTACTTTTACCCGCCTGCAGTACAACTCTGGCGACTGGAACACCGACCAGCGCATGCCTTCAAATATGATGAACTCGCTGATAGAGTATACCACCATTCCGGTAGACATCAAAGAACAAGTGGTGCCATTGGCAAGCGATAAAATTTTTAGTCAACCCTTTTGTTACCTCAGTGGGCATAAGTTGGTACAGTTTAACACCAAAGAACGGAGCAATTTTGAGAAATATGTACGCAACGGTGGGTTTGTGTTTGTAGACGATTGCAACCACGATATAGATGGCTTGTTTGCCAAATCGTTTGAGCGTCAGATGGCGGATATTTTTGGGGCAAACGCCCTCAAGAAAATCCCCAACAACCACGAACTATACGACATTTTTTTCAAGTTTGACGAAGGACCTCCTGCTACCTCACAAGAGCTCAACGGTTGGGGCGATGACTTGGTGCACGAATACCTCAAAGCCATAGAAATAAAAGGACGCATTGGGGTGCTTTACAGCAACAAAGACTATGGTTGCGAATGGGACTACGACCACCGCAACAAACGTTGGATGGCTCAAGACAATACCAAGTTTGCGGTGAACATAGTGATGTATGCGATGACGGCTTAA
- a CDS encoding TldD/PmbA family protein — MSILSKEEAKKILAKALSFSKADDCIVTLNGSDSGNVRYARNTITTSGVRSTMTLGVQSSFGKKTGTTTITEFDDQSLEKVIRRSEELARLSPENPEYMPPLGPQQYKDTPTFVKSTADITPEYRAKVAADSIGPAAKKDVTAAGFLNDSAGFNAMMNSKGLFAFNQSTNLSFSVTMRTNDGTGSGWVTRDYNDVKKFNSATASQISLDKALLSRKPKAIEPGKYTVILEPVAAEALIGNMISNMGARQADEGRSFLAKKGGGNKLGEKLVDERITIYSDPWNKEVPSASWDGNGQPIQKMSWIEKGVVKNMFYSRYWAKKKGKIYTPAPSNGIMLGGSASIQDMIKSTKKGVLVTRLWYIRSVDPQTLLYTGLTRDGTFYIENGKIKFPVKNFRFNESPVIMLNNLEELGQQQRVNGNLVPAMKIRDFTFTSLSDAI, encoded by the coding sequence ATGTCTATATTAAGTAAAGAAGAAGCTAAAAAGATTTTGGCGAAAGCACTCAGCTTTTCCAAAGCTGACGACTGCATTGTTACCCTCAACGGGAGCGACAGTGGCAACGTTCGTTATGCCCGTAATACCATTACTACCAGTGGGGTGCGTTCTACCATGACCCTGGGAGTACAATCTAGTTTTGGTAAAAAAACCGGAACCACCACTATTACCGAGTTTGACGATCAATCGCTTGAAAAAGTGATCCGTCGCTCAGAAGAACTTGCCCGGCTTTCGCCCGAAAACCCAGAGTACATGCCTCCTTTGGGTCCTCAACAATACAAAGACACGCCTACATTTGTTAAATCTACTGCCGACATTACCCCAGAATACCGGGCAAAGGTAGCGGCAGATAGCATAGGACCAGCCGCTAAAAAGGACGTAACCGCTGCCGGATTTTTAAACGACAGTGCTGGGTTCAACGCCATGATGAACTCTAAAGGGTTGTTTGCTTTTAATCAAAGTACCAACCTAAGTTTTTCGGTGACCATGCGTACCAACGACGGCACTGGGTCGGGTTGGGTTACCCGTGACTATAATGATGTAAAGAAGTTTAATTCTGCCACTGCCTCGCAAATTTCACTCGACAAAGCATTGTTATCACGCAAGCCCAAGGCGATTGAGCCGGGTAAATATACCGTGATTTTGGAACCAGTAGCTGCCGAGGCACTCATTGGTAATATGATAAGTAACATGGGAGCACGCCAGGCAGACGAAGGGCGTAGTTTTTTGGCAAAAAAAGGGGGAGGAAACAAACTAGGCGAAAAACTGGTAGACGAACGCATTACCATTTATTCTGACCCTTGGAACAAAGAAGTGCCGTCAGCATCATGGGATGGCAACGGACAACCTATTCAGAAAATGAGCTGGATAGAAAAAGGCGTGGTAAAAAACATGTTTTATTCACGTTACTGGGCAAAAAAGAAAGGCAAAATTTATACGCCAGCACCTTCTAACGGCATTATGCTAGGGGGCAGTGCCAGTATTCAGGACATGATCAAGAGTACCAAGAAAGGGGTGTTGGTCACTCGCTTATGGTATATCCGTTCGGTAGACCCACAAACCTTATTGTATACTGGGCTTACCCGTGATGGCACTTTCTATATCGAGAATGGAAAAATCAAATTCCCCGTAAAAAACTTCCGTTTCAACGAGAGCCCGGTCATTATGCTCAACAACCTCGAAGAACTAGGGCAACAACAAAGAGTCAACGGTAACCTTGTACCTGCCATGAAGATACGAGACTTTACCTTTACCAGTTTGTCGGATGCTATATAA
- a CDS encoding TldD/PmbA family protein gives MDRRNFLQLAGLGAGAMMLPIPIFGKDVSIEHMLDPLMTVAKKKTLSNIGLNAAKSRGATYADVRIGRYLNQYVITRENKVQNLVNTESFGVGIRVIANGTWGFASTNDVTKEGIAKAAEQAVAIAKANSKFQKEPVKLAPVKGHGDVSWKTPIKKNAFKVPISDKVDLLLKANSEALKNGATYAANYLFLVNEQKYFASTEGSYIDQDVHRIWSTPNISIVDRKKGKFQSRRGLGAPMGMGYEYMEPKAKDKIAGPKGTGVTLYRDSYDLVQDCIDAAKQAKAMLSAKSNKPGKYSLVLEPNHLGLTIHESVGHPLELDRVLGYEANYAGTSFATLDKWKTKKFNYGSKLVNLVADKTLPGSLGAVGYDDEGVKTKKWHLVKDGVLVNYQATRDQVHMLDQNESHGCCYSQSWNDVQFQRMPNVSLEPGKEKYSVNDMIKDVEKGIYIVGRGSYSIDQQRYNFQFGGTLFFEIKDGKITGPVRDVAYQSNTQEFWNSCTKICDDSDYRVFGSFFDGKGQPSQVSAVSHGSSTTRFDNVNVINTARKI, from the coding sequence ATGGATAGACGTAACTTTTTACAATTGGCTGGTTTAGGTGCCGGAGCGATGATGCTTCCTATACCTATTTTCGGCAAAGATGTGTCAATAGAACACATGCTGGACCCGTTGATGACCGTGGCCAAAAAGAAAACTCTTTCTAATATAGGACTCAACGCTGCTAAATCTAGGGGAGCTACTTATGCCGATGTGCGCATAGGGCGCTATTTGAACCAATATGTAATTACCCGTGAAAACAAAGTACAAAACCTGGTAAATACAGAATCGTTTGGGGTGGGTATCAGAGTAATAGCCAATGGTACCTGGGGTTTTGCCTCTACCAATGATGTTACCAAAGAAGGCATAGCCAAAGCTGCTGAACAAGCAGTAGCTATAGCCAAAGCCAATTCAAAATTTCAGAAAGAGCCGGTAAAACTGGCTCCAGTCAAAGGACATGGTGATGTAAGTTGGAAAACACCTATCAAAAAGAACGCATTTAAAGTTCCTATTTCCGACAAAGTAGATTTATTGCTAAAAGCAAACTCAGAAGCTTTGAAGAATGGCGCTACTTATGCCGCCAACTACTTATTTTTGGTAAACGAACAAAAATACTTTGCCTCTACCGAAGGCTCTTACATAGATCAGGATGTACACCGTATATGGTCTACACCCAATATTAGCATAGTAGACCGTAAAAAAGGCAAGTTTCAGAGCCGCCGTGGTTTAGGTGCCCCTATGGGTATGGGCTATGAGTATATGGAGCCCAAAGCCAAAGATAAAATTGCTGGACCCAAAGGCACTGGAGTGACATTGTACCGCGACTCTTACGATTTGGTACAAGACTGTATAGACGCCGCCAAACAAGCCAAAGCAATGCTGAGCGCCAAGTCGAACAAGCCTGGGAAATATTCGTTGGTGCTGGAGCCCAACCACCTGGGGCTTACCATTCATGAGTCGGTAGGGCACCCCCTAGAACTCGATCGGGTATTGGGCTATGAGGCCAACTATGCTGGTACCAGTTTTGCCACGCTCGACAAATGGAAAACCAAGAAATTTAACTATGGAAGCAAGCTGGTAAACCTGGTGGCTGACAAAACCCTGCCGGGTTCTTTAGGAGCTGTAGGCTACGATGACGAAGGGGTAAAAACCAAAAAATGGCATTTGGTAAAAGATGGGGTATTGGTAAACTACCAGGCAACTCGCGACCAGGTGCACATGCTCGACCAAAACGAGTCGCATGGCTGTTGTTACTCACAAAGCTGGAACGATGTACAGTTTCAGCGTATGCCCAATGTATCGCTTGAGCCGGGCAAAGAAAAGTACTCGGTAAACGATATGATCAAAGATGTAGAAAAGGGGATTTACATTGTAGGGCGTGGGTCTTACTCTATAGATCAGCAACGCTACAACTTCCAATTCGGCGGAACGCTTTTCTTTGAAATCAAAGATGGGAAAATTACTGGGCCAGTGCGTGATGTGGCTTATCAGTCAAACACGCAGGAGTTTTGGAACTCTTGTACCAAAATATGCGACGACAGTGATTATCGTGTTTTTGGGTCATTCTTCGATGGCAAGGGGCAACCTTCACAGGTAAGTGCAGTGTCGCACGGTAGTTCTACCACCCGATTTGATAACGTAAATGTGATAAATACAGCCAGGAAGATATAA